The Parabacteroides sp. AD58 genome includes a window with the following:
- a CDS encoding MFS transporter: protein MTELIQRKLSDSKAARWTALAIVAFTMLCGYFLTDVMSPLKPMLEEELAWTSTDFGIFTSAYGWFNVFFLMLIFGGMILDKMGVRFTGMGACCLMLIGCAIKYAAVAGYIGAEGTIFGWKSQVALASLGYAIFGVGVEIAGITVSKVIVKWFKGKELALAMGLEMATARIGTMLAMAVTVPFAKYFQSVSAPVLLCLIMLCIGTISYMVYIVMDRKLEASMSAEEEEKEEPFRMSDVFLIIKNKGFWLIALLCVLFYSAVFPFIKYATDLMVNKYHVEQELAGFIPSLLPLGTLFLTPFFGNLYDRKGKGATIMIIGAVMLIGVHLLFALPILNEWWFATLVMIVLGIAFSLVPSAMWPSVPKIIPEKQLGTAYALIFWVQNWGLMGVPALIGWVLDTYCKLDTTNGGPAYDYTLPMIIFCCFGIVALFIAVMLKREDKKKGYGLELPNIKQ, encoded by the coding sequence ACTCGAAGGCGGCCCGCTGGACTGCCTTAGCGATTGTGGCTTTCACCATGCTCTGCGGCTATTTCCTGACGGATGTCATGTCGCCACTAAAACCCATGCTCGAAGAAGAACTGGCCTGGACCAGTACAGACTTTGGTATCTTTACCAGTGCCTACGGCTGGTTTAATGTATTCTTCCTGATGCTGATCTTCGGAGGAATGATTTTGGACAAGATGGGAGTTCGTTTCACCGGTATGGGAGCTTGCTGCTTGATGCTGATCGGATGTGCCATAAAATACGCTGCTGTAGCCGGATATATTGGTGCTGAAGGAACAATCTTCGGATGGAAATCCCAAGTTGCTCTCGCCTCTTTAGGTTATGCAATCTTTGGTGTCGGTGTAGAAATTGCAGGAATCACCGTATCCAAAGTCATCGTAAAATGGTTTAAAGGGAAAGAACTGGCATTAGCTATGGGACTGGAAATGGCAACGGCCCGTATCGGAACCATGTTGGCCATGGCAGTAACCGTTCCTTTCGCCAAATACTTCCAGAGTGTTTCTGCACCGGTATTGCTTTGTCTGATCATGCTTTGTATCGGTACGATTTCATACATGGTTTACATTGTAATGGACCGCAAGCTGGAAGCTTCGATGAGTGCCGAAGAGGAAGAAAAAGAAGAACCGTTCCGTATGTCGGATGTATTCCTCATCATCAAGAACAAAGGATTCTGGCTGATTGCCTTGTTGTGCGTTTTGTTCTATTCAGCTGTTTTCCCATTCATCAAATATGCGACGGACCTGATGGTCAACAAATACCACGTCGAACAGGAACTGGCCGGATTTATCCCGAGTCTGTTGCCACTGGGAACACTTTTCCTTACGCCGTTCTTCGGTAATCTGTATGACCGGAAAGGAAAAGGAGCAACCATCATGATCATCGGTGCGGTTATGCTAATCGGTGTGCATCTGCTGTTTGCCCTACCAATCCTGAATGAATGGTGGTTTGCTACACTGGTAATGATCGTATTGGGTATAGCTTTCTCACTGGTTCCGTCGGCTATGTGGCCTTCAGTTCCAAAAATCATTCCGGAAAAGCAATTAGGAACAGCTTATGCCTTGATCTTCTGGGTACAGAACTGGGGACTGATGGGCGTTCCGGCATTGATTGGCTGGGTATTGGATACCTACTGCAAGCTTGATACCACCAACGGAGGTCCGGCCTACGATTATACGCTGCCGATGATTATTTTCTGTTGCTTCGGTATCGTGGCTTTGTTCATTGCCGTAATGCTGAAACGGGAAGACAAGAAAAAAGGTTACGGTTTGGAATTACCCAATATCAAGCAATAA